ACAGCAAACTCCTGTATTACATAGCCTTAGCAGAAAGACGAGAGTTTTAAAATCACTGTACATTACTCATAATAGAGTACCAGTTTTTAGACTATTTTATCGTGCTGCCCTTCATCACCAACACGGCAAACCCTCAAAACAATGCggaatttatttaaatagaaGTCTCACTGAAAGATAACAATGTATAAGCTTAAGTATTTCAAATGCACCAGCCAACgagcacacacatacacaaaaaaaatcaattactgTGAAAACCAGTCAAAAGTTTACTGTATCAAAAACCACACTGAAACTTACTGTTTTTACCTCCCAGGCAAACACGCACCgttccttttccattttattttcgGATGTTTCCCAGTACCACCGCACCACCAGCCCACCGAGCGCAGTGACAAAGCTCGGGCACCTCCATCCCCGCGGGTACCCACGGGCACGGGAAGGGCCGGTCACACCCCGGGCCGCGGGACAGCAACTCGTggatgtttaattttattttctgttttttcattgTGTATTTTGAACCGCCCggagctccctgcccagcccttcccGCCCGCACTccgggcagccccagcagctcccgcCGCTACCCCCGGGCCGTGACTCAGCACCGCCCTGCGcccgccggggctgccccggcgcCCTCCGCCCTCACCAGGGGACCGGCGGCGGCGGGAACCGCGCGGGAAGGTCCCGCCGCGGGGACCGGACGGCGCTCACCGGTCTCGGGGGGAGCAAGGGGGACCGGCGCAGGGGAGCGGGATGAGGAGCGgaggggatgaggaggaggatggaggcaGGGACGGGAGCGGCACTCACCGCACTCCGCGGGCCGGacccgccgcctcccgccgccccccggAACCGCCGCCGCTCGCGCACGCGCacccggcggggcgggcgggcccgGGCGCGCCCCCGCGGGCGGTGACGTCACGTCCTGTTGTGCTGCGCGCCGCGGGCAGGCGGCGGTGGGTGAGGGTGAGTggcggccccgggcccggcaccccgggagcggagcggagcggagcggaaCCGAGGGGCTGCCGCGGGCCTTCCGGCGGGGCGGAGAGGGCAGGCCCCGGGGCagggggcggagcggggccggtgCTGGGCGGCTGGGGAGGCTCCGGCGGGCACGGGCAGCGCGGGCCTGGCTCGGGCCTGGCGCCCgtcccggccccgcgcccgggCCAGCGGGGCTGTCACACCGGGCAGtgcccgccggccccgcgctGCTGGCCGTGAGGAAAGGCTCGGGAGGGATCTCAGCTGGGTGTGAGATGCCTGAAGGGTGGGCAcggaggggacagccaggcttTGCTCGGTGTGCCTGCGGACCCGACCGGGCACcatgggcacacactgaaacgCTGTCTGAGCCAAAGGGAACGCTTTGCTCTGAGGAGGCTGAGCACACGCTGTCCAGGGAGGCTCTGGAGTCTTCCTCCTTGGGGTTATTCAGAGGCTACCTGGACATGGTCCTGGGAAACCAGCGTGGGGTTTCTCTTGCATGAGCAAGAGAATGGGACTTCCAGGGATCCCTGCCCACCTAAACCATCCTGTGACTCCTGAAACCTTTCTGAAGCTTTGCTGCAGGTGCCATGCTCACAGCTCAGAGTTACACAGGTTGCCAGGATCTGTATTCACCCATTGATAAAAAGACACTTTGATATTTTTGACATAGGGTTCACAGTGAAAAGCCCAGGGTGGGTCTGGTCAGTAGCACTGCCCACAGAAGAATGGGCACCCGTTACAGTGACAGTCAGTTTTGTACAGAGTATCTGTGTTCAAACCTTTTATCGAATCCCAATGTCTGTGTTTCAGTTTATTCTATATGGCACGGTTGGTTGCCCACTGAGAGCACATCAATGGACTTGGAAGCTaaagatgaagaggaggagagtCTACAAACAGCATTCAAAAAGCTGAGAGTGGATGCAGCAGGGTAAGTGAGCAACAAAAAAGGCAATGTAATTTGTCAGGTTTTTATtacatatttgtattttttttctattattttacatttcaaaaaagaaaaagttattttggtGAAAGGTTCTTTGCTCTCTTTGAACTGCATCCCTTCAGATGAATAGTCATTATAACTGTCTAATATACAAAGGAGTACTTTATTACAGAGTAATTTTGACTAATATCCAACTGAAATCACACAGTGACTGCATGGAAGCATGAAAAGACTCACCAAAAGCAGTGAACCCACTTTTAACTGTCGTAGCTGTGGTCACCTGGTGTGACACAGAATTTGTTTGTCTGTCCCTGTAAACACTGGTGTCTGCAGCCACATTATAAACCTTTAGTTAGTGCAGAGGATTTTGCTTGGAAGATGTCTGGAAAGCAGAACCAACACCTCAGAGTGTGCTGGGGAGCCCAGTGTCACTGGGAAGGGCCAGGCCAAATATGAGCTCTGAGCATTTCTGATTTCAGGGGCATTTTGTGGAGTCTGCAAACATTTTTACTATAAAAATTTACTCAGTAAGATACTGGGTGTGCTGGTAATATGTAGTGTAAGAGCTGATAAAATTATGCAGTCTAACACTAAGACTGTTCACTTGAAGTCTTTTGGGAATTTACAAACACAGGAGGAAGTTTTGTGTTGACAGTGTTACCTTGTGAATTCATCCCCACAGCCATCAGCACTATGAATTCAGGATTTCCTCTGCATGTGGGaatatattttgctttgctACTCTCTCCCTCTTCTTTGGGATGTCTTCTGAgcaatgtggaaaaaaatagctGTTCTCTATCAAGGAACTGTGGTTATTAATCATAACACTTTTGATGTAGTACCTCTGGCAGACTGTGTGGGCTTCTGGTTGATTCCTGATGATATCTTAGGCATAAAAAGATCTTGTTTTGCAGGCATGTGTTGTGAACAGCTCAAATCTTGTGACTAATCTGTTAAGATCAACTTTGGGCAGAGTATTTGGGCtctttgctgaatttcagcCTCGTTTCTTACAATTTCCTGTGTTCACATCACACGTGCAGCCATTATAACTATAAATACAAATTCATTTGTATTTATAGTTTGAGGCATTTATGCTGAGGCATTTATGTTTGTCATCTAGACCTCTAGGGTCAGATGCTTTTGTCATTCCATGCTTATCTCAAAAATTTAATGAGAACTAAATAAATCAGCAATCTGTCCTTGCCTGTTGTACCTCCTCCACTTCTCCACTGACTccccctcagcctgctgctccaggtgcctGGCTTAGCTTTCAGAGGAGTAAGAGACTGTCTTTAATGACTATTGTCTGACAGGAACGTTTGGAACCTGAGTTTACATTCCTTTAATGTGTCATTTTAGTACAAATAGGGCATGACATCAACCTCTGGGCATTTTGGCTGCCTTTCATTTCATCTCACCTATCTTTAGGCACTCGACCAGGCCAGTATAGTAAGAGGGGTTGTATAAATCTCTCTAAGGCTCTGTTTCTACCCACTGACTACAGAGGGAGCAGATTTGATGGGCTTAGCTGAGCGTCCAGAGCacaggggctggctgtgggcctctggagctgtgtgttCAGGCATTTGTGTGATGTGGCATTTCCCTTTTCACCCAGATGTATCGCAGCTCTGTCCGTGGGCGACGGGACCATTCTCAGAACTGTGACAAGAGCAGCCATGGATGGAGCCAAGCAGCAGCCTGTCAGCTCCAAGGAAGCATGGCATGGGTAAAACATGACACATTGAACAGTTACAGGCTGCTTTCACTGCCACTTGTTGTTAATTAGTTGCTTCAAGATATCTTTCCTTTCTATCACAAAATGTTTCCATAACTGATATGTTGTTCTTTGATCTCATCAAAGTCTTTAAAAACAATATTGCTTCTTCTCTTAGAGAGGTTCCCAAAACTTTCTTTGCTGTTGATATCATCAGTAATACTTCTCTTCAAGTCTTAAACCTTTGCAACCCCCTGTCACCTCACTCTTGGGttcttttgttgcttttgaAGTACCTGGATATTCAGTGTgactctgccagcagctccagctgaccCAGGTTCTGCACTACAGTTGAATTTGGGATGACAGAGTATCATCTGCTTAAGGCAGAAGACTTGGGGTGAAGCACCTTGAGTAAGGGTTCCTTGTGTGTATCTTCCCTTTGGGGGAACCCGAATTTCTTCCGAGTCCTCCACAGTTTGTGTCAGAGATTGTAAGTGTCCAATCATCTGGTACTTCTGAGCAGAAAAATAACcttgtaaaatgtttttaatgacattttcGAGCTTACTGGGCTGTAGATTGTGGAGTTACCCACTTGCTGCCCTGTTGAACCCTGCAGGTGTGTGAGAAAGCCCTCCCGAGGATCGGCCAGGCTCCCGCGGCGCCGGCGCTCCAAGTCTCCGGTCCTGCACCCTCCCAAGTTCACCTATTGCAACATGAAAGCCAACAGCCAGCTGAAACACAAAGCCCAGGCAGACACCTCGAAGGGTGTCATCAGCTCCGATGTTTTTGCCCCAGCAGAACATGGTACGAAGGACGGGCAGGATTCTCACCTCGAGGCCAGTAACGACAGAACTGAACCGTTGGAAGCTTTCACCGCCGAAGAGcctttgcagctgctgggggagaATTGCCCTGCTCTCTCCTCATCCTttgagaacagcttgcaaaccTCAGATTTCCAGTCCTTATCCATGCTCAGCaagggcaggcagtgcccctgcagggacaggaagtgccagtgccagcagtggcGCGCCATGGAGGTGTACTCCTTCTCGGGGCTGCGCAGCGTCCTGTCCGAGTGCGAGAAGGCTGTCCTGGGAGTCCATGCCCACTCCCTCCAGAACAGATCTCCCTCTGCGACAGCCTCAGCAAGCTCTCCCAGGTCTTGTTCTGAGCAAGCTCGAGCCTTTGTGGATGATGTGACTATTGAAGATCTTTCGGGATACATGGAGTACTACTTATATATTCCCAAGAAAATGTCTCACATGGCAGAGATGATGTATACTTGACTGTAAGCAATAGAAAATCCTGAAGCAGAGTTGGATACAATGGTTGGGCTAATTGCCTTGTCAGTGCCATGTTTTCACTGTTGTGTGTTTGATTAAATGTTTCTTTGCCTCATACAGTTTAGTTttctaataaaatgaaaaattaaatatagttTCTGAGCTTAGTTCTAAAAAGAATGCACTAAAGTCTCTGAATACCTTAACAAAAGCACTCTAGATCAAATGAgctctgtttggtttttggtttgtgcTGTGGATATTGAAGCTCTGTATGCTGTTTTCACtatgttttggaaaaaaaccaaacaaaaccaaaaaaacttctattttttttctgatattttgaTGTGTTTGGAATGTTCATTCTTAATGTATCTCCATGCTTAGAGAAAAGTTTCACAGCTACAGCTCCATCTTTTTTATCCTGCTCtagagagaaggatgagaaggCATTCAGCATTTTGGATAGGATGAATCTCCTTTCCTTGAACACTGGCTGGCTCCGTTTTTAGTTGGATCAAGTTGTGAATGCTTCTTCCTTACAATTTTTTTGGGAGGTCCAGAGCGTGTGTACTTGGACCCTTAATCGAACTCGCTCACTCTTAAGCAGTTCTATTTTTCTGCAGATAAGTGAAGCTCTTagaagtaaaaatatattttgttatttGTGCTTTACAGATGGAATAATTTAGGGGGGAGTGGAGCATGCTACCAGTTTTTTGAGCTGTGCAGTCTCAGAAGTGGAGAGGGTGGAACCATCTATACAGGATGTTTCTGAGCACATCTGATACACAGTGGTGTGGAAAGGGGGTGAGCAAGATGTGTGTATCATCCTGGCTTTGTGCTGTAGAGCTATGACATTCCTGCTGGTTGAAAATAACTGCAATAAAAAATTCTGTTGCCGAGACTTGCATTAATAAATGTTTGTCAAACCCAGCAACTTAAAGTCTGACTAATTTGGCACATATTCCTCTTCCCTCAATAcctttttagttaaaaaaaaacttaacaAAACTCTGGTTTCAGTGTCAGCTGTACCTGCTCAGCAACCATGTCTGAGTAAAGTACTGTAATTTTTACTTACATGCTGAAAAATGAGTGGTCAGCAAGCCAAGGAGTCACAAGCAGTTGTGTAAAAATAGATGAAGAGCAGATGTGGACAGTTGGCCTTGTATTCTGTGCTGGAGAAGGCTCAGACATTCCAGATGATAATCACTGTAGATTTTCTTCTCACCATCCCAAAAATTTACAAGTCCAGGAAGCTGAGatttaaaatccaaataaatcaaaaatcaaGAATACAACTAAAACTCATTTTGCTCTGAAGTTTCATGCATATATTTAGCATGCAGTATTTGCTCTTACTCAAATTAAATGTAACTGATTTCTACATTTCCTCTTGTCACCTCCCCCTTCCATCTCTATCCTGCAATACCCACACACACTCTGGGTTTTCTCcactttcccttctttctccctACAGAAAATCTGGTGTCATATGTATTTTGCTTGTAAACATAATATTTAGTATCAGCTATCTTTGCTGCTGCTATTTTTTGGAGGGTGTTTCTGCTTCAGCAGAGGGTATCTGCTcctatttttattcctgttttggTTCTGTGCCCTCTTTAACACCATGGGAATTGTTGCTAGACAGAGGGTTGTTTCCCTGCCTCTTGGTGAGCCCTGATCCACAGTCCATGTGTGTGAAGCTGAGGCGCAGCTCTTCCACAGGCACAAAAATGGTTATTTAAGCCTGATATTGGTTGTCCCCACTCCTTTCTGCATCTGGAGCCTAATGAAGGGGCACAGCAAGGCCCTGCTATAGAAATGTGGAGTTACAGCCTGCTCAAGGTCACCTTGGGGCagtttctgctgtgctgctctggaataAAGTGTGCAGAACCCTGGGAAGTGTCTGGGCTGCTGTTACATAAACCCAGTAAGGATGGACAGCG
This genomic window from Zonotrichia leucophrys gambelii isolate GWCS_2022_RI chromosome 20, RI_Zleu_2.0, whole genome shotgun sequence contains:
- the LOC135456169 gene encoding oxidative stress-responsive serine-rich protein 1-like, whose product is MDLEAKDEEEESLQTAFKKLRVDAAGCIAALSVGDGTILRTVTRAAMDGAKQQPVSSKEAWHGCVRKPSRGSARLPRRRRSKSPVLHPPKFTYCNMKANSQLKHKAQADTSKGVISSDVFAPAEHGTKDGQDSHLEASNDRTEPLEAFTAEEPLQLLGENCPALSSSFENSLQTSDFQSLSMLSKGRQCPCRDRKCQCQQWRAMEVYSFSGLRSVLSECEKAVLGVHAHSLQNRSPSATASASSPRSCSEQARAFVDDVTIEDLSGYMEYYLYIPKKMSHMAEMMYT